The genome window TCTGCGATCTGGAAGGCGGTGTGGCTGCGATGCTTACTTCCTCCGGACAGGCGGCAAACTTTTATGCAGTCATGAATATTGCAGAGGCGGGGGATCACATCATCTGTTCTTCGGCGGTATATGGCGGTACCTATAACCTGTATGCGCATACGATCCGCAAGATGGGAATTGCAGCGACTTTCGTAGATCCGGATTGCACAGAGGAAGAACTGAACGCGGCATTTCAGGAGAATACGAAGGCGGTCGTAGGTGAGACGATCGCCAATCCGGCTCTGAATGTGCTGGATATCGAGAAATTTGGCAAAGCAGCACATGCGCACGGCGTTCCGCTTATCGTGGACAATACCTTTGCAACGCCGATTAACTGCCGTCCGTTCGAGTGGGGAGCCGATATCGTGACCCATTCTACAACCAAGTACATGGACGGACATGCTTCCTGTGTGGGCGGCGTGATCGTGGACAGTGGCAATTTTGACTGGGAAGCTCACGCAGAAAAATTCCCGGGACTTACGACGCCGGACGAGACCTACCACGGGCTGGTCTATACGGAGCGTTTCGGAAAAGGCGCTTACATCACAAAAGCGACCTCACAGATGATGCGTGACCTGGGTTCCATTCAGGCACCGCAGAATGCATTCCTCCTGAATATCGGACTGGAGACGCTGCACCTTAGAATGCCGCGCCACTGCGAGAACGCCATTGCGGCAGCAAAGTACCTGAAAGGGCATGAGAAGGTGGCGTGGGTGAACTGCCCTTCCCTGGAAGGAGACAAATATTATGATCTGGCACAGAAATATATGCCGAACGGAACCTGCGGCGTGATTACCTTCGGCCTCAAGGGTGGAAGAGACGCAGCAGTCAAGATGATGGACAGCCTTAAGATGATCGCAATCGTGACGCATGTCGCGGATGCGAGAAGCTGCGTACTGCATCCGGCAAGTCATACGCATCGTCAGATGAATGATAAGGAATTGCTGGAGGCAGGCGTACAGCCGGATCTGATTCGTTTCAGCGTGGGAATTGAGAATATTGACGACATCATTGCTGACCTGAAACAGGCATTGGAAGCGGTTTAGAATGCCCTTGGGGTATACCTTGTGAAACGGCCGAATGGCCATGCGGGATGCCCTTGGGTATACCTTGTGAAACGGCCGAATGGCCATACGGGATGCCCTTGGGGTATACTTTATTGAATTTTGAGTAAAGTCTTAAATAGTAAAACAGTAAGAGTTTCGTAGAAAGGTAAGAGTGAAATTAAAAAAACCTGGTATGGATTACAAAACTGTGTGAAAAGTGCAGAGATCCATATCAGGTTTTTTGTTGCAAATAAGGTCCCCAAATAGCATCTTCATACATAGTTCTGCCGAAGCTGGGAAAAATAGTAATAGCAAATATGGTGTGCAGGAGGACGATAATGTTTGATGATAGTGATGTGAAAGAATATAAGATTCGAAAAAAGAGTGGATTTGTTGAATCAGACTGTAGCAGCGAAGGCCATGGACAGGCGAATACTGAGGCGGCCTGGGAGTCGGGGAATGCGAAGGCTATCCGGGAAGAGGAAAACGGAAACAGCGCAGATGCGGACAATGCTCAAAAGCAGAACGCAGAAGACGAGCATCTTCGGGAAATGGGAACGCTGCCTTTAAGCGAGAGCAGAAAAGGGCGAATCGAGCTTTTGACGATAATCGGGGAAGTGGAAGGCCATGAAGCGGTGGCCGGAAATACGAAAGCCACCAAATATGAACATTTACTTCCAAAACTTGCTCAGATTGAAAACAGTGAAGAGGTGGATGGGGTGCTGATTCTTTTGAATACGCTGGGTGGCGATGTGGAAGCGGGGCTGGCCATCGCAGAGATGATCGCATCTCTCAGCAAGCCTACGGTATCGCTTGTCCTGGGAGGGTGCCATTCTATCGGCGGTCCTCTGGCAGTGTCAGCCGATTATTCCTTTATCGTTCCGAGCGGGACGATGATCATTCATCCGGTGCGCTCCAGCGGGATGTTCATCGGAGTGGCGCAGAGCCTGAGAAACATGGAAAAGACCCAGGATCGGATCACCGGGTTCCTTGCGGAACATTCCAAAATGACACAGGAGCGAATCGAGGAGTTGATGCTGGACTCTACGCAGCTCGTCAAAGATGTGGGAACGATGCTGGAAGGAAATGAGGCGGTGAACGAAGGACTGATCGATGAAGTAGGTGGAATCAGTGACGCTTTGAAAAAGTTGCATGAAATGATAGCTGAAAATCGACAAA of Roseburia hominis contains these proteins:
- a CDS encoding O-acetylhomoserine aminocarboxypropyltransferase/cysteine synthase family protein, which encodes MSDYRIETKCIQSGYTPKNGEARVLPIYQSTTFKYDDSDEMGKLFDLEKSGYFYTRLQNPTNDAVAAKICDLEGGVAAMLTSSGQAANFYAVMNIAEAGDHIICSSAVYGGTYNLYAHTIRKMGIAATFVDPDCTEEELNAAFQENTKAVVGETIANPALNVLDIEKFGKAAHAHGVPLIVDNTFATPINCRPFEWGADIVTHSTTKYMDGHASCVGGVIVDSGNFDWEAHAEKFPGLTTPDETYHGLVYTERFGKGAYITKATSQMMRDLGSIQAPQNAFLLNIGLETLHLRMPRHCENAIAAAKYLKGHEKVAWVNCPSLEGDKYYDLAQKYMPNGTCGVITFGLKGGRDAAVKMMDSLKMIAIVTHVADARSCVLHPASHTHRQMNDKELLEAGVQPDLIRFSVGIENIDDIIADLKQALEAV
- a CDS encoding ATP-dependent Clp protease proteolytic subunit, whose amino-acid sequence is MGTLPLSESRKGRIELLTIIGEVEGHEAVAGNTKATKYEHLLPKLAQIENSEEVDGVLILLNTLGGDVEAGLAIAEMIASLSKPTVSLVLGGCHSIGGPLAVSADYSFIVPSGTMIIHPVRSSGMFIGVAQSLRNMEKTQDRITGFLAEHSKMTQERIEELMLDSTQLVKDVGTMLEGNEAVNEGLIDEVGGISDALKKLHEMIAENRQNSDKN